Part of the Deltaproteobacteria bacterium genome is shown below.
ACCTCGTGGACGTAGATCATGGCGCCCGCCATAGCGAGATGCCATCGCCTCGCGCAAGGCACGCGGCGCGATCTCGCCGCAAGCGCTCGCTTTTTGCCGCCGTGCTGGGGCGAGCGCCGCGTCGAACCGCGCGGGCGGGCGCCGCTGCTCGTGGCACGTCGGTTGCTCAGTCGAGCCCCCATGCCTGAGACCACGCGCAGCCTGATCCGCACTCTCCGCCAGCAGCTCGGCATGACGCAAGAGGAGTTCGCGCACCAGATCGCGGTCACCGTCTCGACCGTCAACCGGTGGGAGAACTCGCATGCCGAGCCCTCGAAGCTCGCCTGGAAGGCGATCCGCGACCTGGCGACGCAGCGCGGCCTGCCGACGGACACGGGAACCGCGAGCGGAACGTACTGACCGACCGGTCCGCCCCCCGCTTGACCCATCCGGGTCCGTGCGGGACAAGCGAGGCCGATGGTACGGGCGTCCCCTCTCGTCCTCGTACTGCTCGCCCTGCCCGCGCTCGCCTCCGCCGCGACCTTCCGCGCCCATCTCCGCCGACCGCGACACGGGCTCCAGATCCGCCTCTCCCCCATCACGGTCGCGCCCCGCTCGGAGCGCGAGGTCTGCCAGCTGGTCACGCTCCGCAACCGCCGCGCCATGGATGTGAGCGAGATCACGATGGCGATGCCGAGCGGCGCCACCTACGCGAGCCATCACTTCGCGATCTTCCTCTACCAGGGCGAGAACCCCGAGCGCATCCCGAAGGGGCCGTTCGACCGCGTCGGCTGCGCCGGGGTCGGCGACCAGATCGTGTCGCCGATCGTCGCCTTCGTGCAGCGCCCCCGGCAGACGATCCGTTTCCCCGCCGGCGTGGGGGTCGGGCTCGGGCCGCACCAGCGCCTGCTCCTCAACTCCCACTATCTCAACGGCGGCACCGAGCGGGTGACCGTCGACGTCGCGGTCGACTTCCGCGCCGCGCGCAAGGGGACGGTGCGCCACCACACGCGGAGCTTCCAGCTCGGCACGCTCGCCATCGACGTGCCCCCCGGTCAGGCGGGCAGCGCGAGCGCCTCGTGGCTCGCGCCGTTCCCGATGAACGTCGTGTGGGTCAGCACGCACAGCCACAAGCACACGCAGTCGGTGGACGTCGACCTGGTCCGCCAGGGCGTGGTCGGGCCGCGGGAGCTGGAGACGCTCTCCTACTCGGAGCCCACGGTGAAGCTGTACGACACGCCGCTCCGCCTCGAGGCGGGCGACGGATTCCACTGGACGTGCAACTACCGGAACGACACGCCGACCCGGCTCACCTTCGGCGTCACCAGCAACGACGAGATGTGCTTCACGGTGGGCTTCTTCTACCCGGACGACGACGCGGCGCCGCTGCCGCCCGTGGCGCGCTGCTTCGGGGGCGGCGGCGGGCTCGTCTGCCCGTTCAATCACTGAGGGCTTCCAGCCGCCCCCCGCGCCTACCGCCTGGTGTGGAGCGCCCCTGTCAGCCGCGGAAGCGCGGCATGATCTCCTTCGCGAACAGCTCGATCGAGCGCATCACCTTCGCGTGCGGGATGCGGTCGGCCTGCATGAGCGCGATGAAGTGGTCGAGTCCCGCCTTCTGGTAGCGCTCGACCTTGCGCACGCAGTGGTCGACGTCGCCGACGATCACCATGTCCTCCCGGTCGAGGTCCTCGAAGGTGCATTCGCCGCGCTGCATCTTGACGATGATCGGGTACTCCCTGGCGATGAGATCGCGGTAGGGCGTCGACTTGATCTCGAGCTCGGCGTACTCGCGCTGCATGCCGCGCCCGCTCGGGTCGGCGAAGCCGCCGAGGACGCGGAAGGCGTAGAGGAGATAGTTGATCGCGGCCTCGGTGCCGCCGTTCGCGACCGCCGCCTCGTGCGTCTCGGCCACGTGCACGATCGTGAACGCGCCCACCCTGTCGTTGACGAACCTCCCGACCGGCTTCGCGTGTGCGAGCGCGGCGCGGTAGGCGCGCACGCGGTCGGCGAGCTGGGGGACGCTCACGAAGAGGGTGAGGCCGAGGATGCCGATCCCGTTGCCGCCGGCGATCTCCCAGGACTGCGGGCTGGTGGCCGCCATCCAGATGGGCGGATGCGGCTTCTGGAGCGGCTTCGGGAGGATGCTCCGCGGCGGCACCGAGACGAACCGCCCCGCGTACTCGAACGGGTCCTCCGTCCACATGCGCGGGATCATCTCGAGCGACTCCTGCCACATCTCGCGCGAGAGCTCGGTGTCCACCTCGAAGCCCGCCTGCTCGAACTGGCTCGAGCGGCCGGTGCCGAACTCGACCCGCCCGTCGGAGAGGATGTCGAGCGCCGCGACGCGCTCGGCGACGCGGATCGGGTGGTTGAACTTGTGCGGCAGGAGGACGACGCCGTGCCCGAGGCGGATGCGCCTCGTGCGCTGCGCGACCGCGGCGAGGAACACCTCGGGGGCGGAGGAGTGCGCGAACTCGTTCAGGAAGTGGTGCTCCACCTCCCACACCGTGTCGTAGCCGAGCCGGTCGGCGAGCTCGATCTGCTCGAGCGCCTCGTGATAGCAGCGATACTCGCTGCGCTCGTCGTGCGGCTTCGGGGCCTGCAGCTCGTAGAGGAGGTCGAATTTCATGCCTGGCCGTATGCGCCAGCCGGGCGCGGTCCTGCAAGCGGCGGCCTCAGAGCCGGTGCCGCGCCAGGAACGGCCGTACCGCGCCGATGAAGCCGCTCGGGTTGTCACCCATCACCGAGTGGCCGGCGCCCGGCACCTCCACCACCGTGCTCCCCGCCAGCTCCCGCACGAAGCGCGCCGCCGCCTCGCGCGAGAGGATGGCGCTCTGCGCGCCGCGCACGAGGAGCGTCGGGCAGCGGATCTGCCGCACCTGCTCCCACAGGCGCTCGAAGTCCGCCTCCAGCCCACCGCCGCCGATGCCGGGGTCGAACTTGTAGCTCCAGCGGCCGTCGGCGCCCTGGCGGAGCGCGTGGCGGAGGCGGGCGCGGATGTTCTCGGCCGAGCGGAGGGGGTTGAACGCCTGGGCGCGCGCGACTGCCTCCTCGAACGACGCGAAGTCCCGCACCTGGAGCTGCGCCGCGATCGCCTTGCCGCCCGTCTGCGAGATGGTGGGTGTGACGTCGACCACGACCAGGCCGGCGATCCGCTCCGGGTGGGTCGCCGCGAAGGCGATCGAATTGAGGCCGCCCAGGCTGAGCGCCACGAGCGTCGCGCGCTCCCAGTTCCGGTCGTCGAGGAAGGCGCGGATGTCGGCCACGAAGTCGTCGCGGCGGTAGCGGCCCCCGGGCGCCCACTCGGTGTCGCCGTGGCCGCGCTGGTCGAGGGCGAGCACGTGGTGGTCGCGCGCCAGGTCGGGCGCGACCTCGTCCCAGCTGTGCGCGGTCTGCGCGCCGCCGTGGAGGAGGAGCGTGGGCGGCTCGCCCCGGGTGCCCCAGTCGAGGAAGTGGAAGCGCAGCCCGTTCAGGCTCGTCGTGCCGTCGGCGGGGGAGGCGGTCATGACGCACGCCTAGCCCGGCGGGCCGCCGTCTGTCCAGGCGTTGACGCCCACCCCGGGGGCGGCTATCGCTCGGCCGGTGATCCCGGTCGGCGAGGCGCTCGCCACGGTGTGCGCGGCGGCCCCGGTGCTGGGCGACGAGCGCGTGACGCTCGCCCAGGCGCTCGGCCGCGTGGCGGCGGCCGACGTCGTCTCCGCGCGCGCCGTCCCGGCGGCGCCCAACTCGGCGATGGACGGCTTCGCCGTGCGGCACGCCGACCTGGCGAGCGCGCCCGCGTGCCTGCGCGTCGTCGCCGTCGAGCCGGCGGGCAGCGTCGTCGACACGCCCGTGGGGCCCGGCACGGCGGTCAAGCTCTTCACCGGCTCCGTGATCCCGCGCGGCGCCGACACCGTCGTCAAGGTCGAGGACACCGAGGAGCGCGCCGGCACGGTCGTGGTGCGCGCGGCACCCCCGTCCGGCGCGAACGTGCGCGCCGCGGGCGAGGACATCCGGCCCGGGCAGGTGGTGATTGCTGCCGGGACGGCGATCGGCCCCGCGGACCTGGGAGTGCTCGCCTCGATCGGCTGCGCGACGCTCGCCGTCCACCGCCGCCCGCGGGTCGCGATCCTGCCCACGGGCGCCGAGCTGGTCGAGGTGGATGAGACGCCGGGGCCGGGCCAGGTCGTCAACTCCAACGCCTACTCGCTCGCCGCCGCCGCGCGCGAGGCGGGTGCGGAGCCGCTCGTGCTGCCGATC
Proteins encoded:
- a CDS encoding helix-turn-helix transcriptional regulator — protein: MPETTRSLIRTLRQQLGMTQEEFAHQIAVTVSTVNRWENSHAEPSKLAWKAIRDLATQRGLPTDTGTASGTY
- a CDS encoding LLM class flavin-dependent oxidoreductase, with the protein product MKFDLLYELQAPKPHDERSEYRCYHEALEQIELADRLGYDTVWEVEHHFLNEFAHSSAPEVFLAAVAQRTRRIRLGHGVVLLPHKFNHPIRVAERVAALDILSDGRVEFGTGRSSQFEQAGFEVDTELSREMWQESLEMIPRMWTEDPFEYAGRFVSVPPRSILPKPLQKPHPPIWMAATSPQSWEIAGGNGIGILGLTLFVSVPQLADRVRAYRAALAHAKPVGRFVNDRVGAFTIVHVAETHEAAVANGGTEAAINYLLYAFRVLGGFADPSGRGMQREYAELEIKSTPYRDLIAREYPIIVKMQRGECTFEDLDREDMVIVGDVDHCVRKVERYQKAGLDHFIALMQADRIPHAKVMRSIELFAKEIMPRFRG
- a CDS encoding alpha/beta hydrolase: MTASPADGTTSLNGLRFHFLDWGTRGEPPTLLLHGGAQTAHSWDEVAPDLARDHHVLALDQRGHGDTEWAPGGRYRRDDFVADIRAFLDDRNWERATLVALSLGGLNSIAFAATHPERIAGLVVVDVTPTISQTGGKAIAAQLQVRDFASFEEAVARAQAFNPLRSAENIRARLRHALRQGADGRWSYKFDPGIGGGGLEADFERLWEQVRQIRCPTLLVRGAQSAILSREAAARFVRELAGSTVVEVPGAGHSVMGDNPSGFIGAVRPFLARHRL
- a CDS encoding molybdopterin molybdotransferase MoeA produces the protein MIPVGEALATVCAAAPVLGDERVTLAQALGRVAAADVVSARAVPAAPNSAMDGFAVRHADLASAPACLRVVAVEPAGSVVDTPVGPGTAVKLFTGSVIPRGADTVVKVEDTEERAGTVVVRAAPPSGANVRAAGEDIRPGQVVIAAGTAIGPADLGVLASIGCATLAVHRRPRVAILPTGAELVEVDETPGPGQVVNSNAYSLAAAAREAGAEPLVLPIARDRAADIRAGLARALDADVVLTSGGVSVGELDLVKDALAAAGVERIFWQVAQKPGRPLVFGRRDERLVFGLPGNPVSALVCFYLYARPALRRMQGHRRLHLPVVHAMLAAPARKVKGLTEFLRVRLEETGDGPVATALAAQGSGVLSALGSGAALLVGPPELAELPAGSRFPVIVLGGATLAREAPPF